A single genomic interval of Macadamia integrifolia cultivar HAES 741 chromosome 6, SCU_Mint_v3, whole genome shotgun sequence harbors:
- the LOC122081710 gene encoding uncharacterized protein LOC122081710 isoform X2 has translation MALTNFILTVAGVGAVVLLFRGDVKHSAATFRRNVRQIRQWLEEESSASTSKAAEKVKHKELESQVP, from the exons ATGGCCTTGACGAACTTCATCCTCACGGTGGCGGGTGTGGGTGCCGTTGTTCTACTCTTCAGGGGCGATGTCAAGCACTCTGCTGCAACCTTCAGACGAAACGTTCGTCAGATTCGccagtggcttgaagaagaATCGTCTGCTTCTACTTCCAA GGCAGCAGAAAAAGTGAAGCATaaggaattggaatctcaagtTCCTTGA
- the LOC122081710 gene encoding uncharacterized protein LOC122081710 isoform X1: MALTNFILTVAGVGAVVLLFRGDVKHSAATFRRNVRQIRQWLEEESSASTSKERGSNYLLVSLFCLISRVVIAWENAADYSTSFKLPSFQIWLSKGSTFGI; this comes from the exons ATGGCCTTGACGAACTTCATCCTCACGGTGGCGGGTGTGGGTGCCGTTGTTCTACTCTTCAGGGGCGATGTCAAGCACTCTGCTGCAACCTTCAGACGAAACGTTCGTCAGATTCGccagtggcttgaagaagaATCGTCTGCTTCTACTTCCAA agagagaggcTCCAATTATCTGCTCGTGTCCCTCTTCTGTCTCATTTCTAGGGTTGTTATTGCCTGGGAAAATGCAGCTGACTATAGTACTTCCTTCAAGCTCCCAAGCTTCCAAATCTGGCTTAGCAAAGGTTCTACCTTTGGAATCTAG